The Pseudomonadota bacterium genome segment TCCCTTTGGGTTGTTTCAGGGTGTCGGCATGCCGACAGGCATCTCGGGCCTCAAGCGACGCTATTCCATCGTCATGACCCCCCCAAGCTCCGGGTCAACGCACTGCCAGCCATTGCCGAAGCTCTCCCATCAGCAGGCGCGGAGCCAGGCGCAGGTCGTGCAATGTCGCAGCACCACACAACAACATGATCGTTCTGAGCTCGCGCTCCACTTGATCAAGAAGCCTGTTCGCGCCCTGCCGGCCGTGCTTCTTGAGCGCTTCGAGCACCGGCCGGGCCATACCGGCGGCATCCGCTCCCAGCGCGATGGCTCGCGCGACATCGAGGCCAGTGCGGATGCCTCCGGTCGCGATGACCCGAAGCCCGCATTCGACCGCGTAGCAGATGGTCGCAGCCGTGGGGATGCCCCAATCCCATAGCAGCTCTCCGACCGAGCGGGCCTGTCCGTGCGCTCTGAGTGTTTCAACGCCGATCCACGAGGTGCCACCGGCGCCCGACACGTCGACCTGCTGCACGCCCGCACGCCGAATGCTGTGCGCTGTTTGGCGGCTGATTCCACACCCGGTTTCCTTGGCCACGATCGGCACGGATAGCTCGTGTACGAGCCTGGCGAACGTGTCGATGCAGCCGCGAAAATCGCGGTCGCCACCAGCCTGGATGAGCTCCATGGCCGGATTCATGTGTACGCACAGCGCGTCTACCCCGGTAGCGTCGATCAGTTCCCTCAAGGCGCCGGTGTCGGTGTCACGGGCCTGCACCACACCAACGTTGCCGAGCAGAAGCGTGCTTGGCGCGTGCGCGCGCACCTTGTAGGTCCAGGCGGTCTCCGGCTGCCGCTGCATGGCACGTTGGCTTCCCAGGCCGAAGCCGTAGCCGCGCTCTTCGGCGATTCGAGACAGCTCGAAGTTGACCTCCGCTGCTTCGCGTGTGCCACCGGTCATGGACGCGATCACGAGCGGCGCTCGCAGCTCTTTCCCAAGCAGCTCTACCCCGAGGTCGATGTCGTCGCAGCTCAGCTCGGGCAGCGCCTGATGCAGCAGCTGGACATCCTCCAGGAGGGTGCCCCGGCCACGGAATTCGACCTGATCACTGGAGCAAAGCTCCAAATGGTCCGCCTTGCGGCGCTGCAGCTGGGACCTGGTGGCCATCACACGGCCCGATCTCTAGTGCAACGGCCCGGAAATTCGATCCGAATTTCTGGGCTGTTGTGCCTGAATCGACAAGGAGTCCACGGATACACTGGTGGCCGGTCCGGGTTCCGGAGCCGGTCCCGCCGGCCCTTGGGCCGGTTCCGGAACCCGGGCCGGACTTGTGATTCGTGGTACTAGTGCCCAAACCCCCGCCTGACAACGCGGCGCCCGGACCGCAGCCGCTACTGGAACGACAGTCCCAGGCTCCAGCCCGCCAGTGTGGGCGTGCGGCCGGCTCGGTCGTCCATTACGCGCAGCGTCCAGGTGCCGGCGCTGTTCTGGCCGTCGAAGGCGGACAGCGGCTCGAGCGGTACAAAGCTGCCGGAGCCGCCCACGGGCTGCCCGCAGCTGAGCGTGGCCGCGGCCTCGTCGTCCATGCTGAAGTCCCAGTTGTCGTCGGCGCCGCAGGTGTCGTAGTCCACCAGGATCACCTCGGTGCCGTTGGGGCTCGTCAGGCTGATGCGAAGGTCCGAAAAGCGCGTGATGCTGCCGGTCACGTCGAGCACGTTCACGTCCGCGATGCTGCCGACGACGCTCACGTCCAGGGTGGATGCGATGACGCCCTGGCTGCCCGCCATCGTGATCGGTAGGCCTGGGGCGGCAAGGACGACCGGGGCGGGAGGGTTGGGCCCGTAGCAGCAGCGGAAGCCGGTATTGGGGAAGCGAAAGGCCATGTCTCCCACCGAGAAATCAAAGGCGCAGCGCCGGCCGCTCTCGACGTTGTTGAAGCTGCCGCCGCGTATCTCGTGAACCCCCGGTGAGACCTCCGTTTCGGTCCACTCTTTGAGGTTGCCCGACAGGTCGTACACCCTGCCTGCCGAGCCCCAGTCCGCGTGGCACTGGTTGAAGCTGCCGGTGGCGGCTACGCAATCCTCGTCCTCGGGGGTGGCAGCGATGCAGTCGTATTCCTGGCCGTTGCATAGCTGCGCCGCGCTGGAGGTGCCGTTCGGGGTGTTGCAGGCGATTCCGTATGCCCAGGTACAGCCCCCAGCCGCGCCCTGGCAGCCACGCTCCCATTCTCCGCGCGCACACAACCGCCAGCCGGGCTGGCTGCAGCTGCCTCCGAAGTTGAGCGCACAGCAGGCGTCGCGGGCTTGCTGCCAGGTCACATTGGTCCAAGGCAGGACATTGCCCCTGGAGCAGGCAAGGGCGGTCATCGTGCCGGGGTCCGAGGCGCTGGCGTCCGGCCGCGAGGCTTCGTAGCTCATCATGAGGACGCCACCCCCGATGTCCACGGCGTCTACATCGCCGATGCCGATGCCTTCGTCGCTGGCCGGCGTGGAGGGATCGTCGAGCTCGTCGATTTGGCCATCGCAGTCATCGTCCAGACCGTTGCATTGCTCGGAGCCGGGTGTCCCTGCTGCAGCGGCGTTGCAGACGACGCCGTCCTGGGTCGAGTTGCACAGGAACGAGCCCGTACGCTCGCACACGCCTTGCCCGTTGGAGCAGCTCTGGGCGACCGGGTACCCCTCGTCGCTTTGGCCGTCGCAGTCGTTATCCAGGCTGTCGCAGAGGGTCTCGCCGCCCGGCTGGTACTCAGGCCCGGCGGGCAGGTTGGCACAGACCAGGCTGCCGCCCTGGCAGGCCGGGGTCACGCCGGCGCATACCCCCTGGGTGTTGCAGTAGCCGGGGGGCGCCTGCACGTCTTCGTCCAGGCGATTGTCGCAATCGTTGTCGATCCCGTCGCAGGTTTCGGGCCCCGTCACAGAGCATGCGAGCTCGCAGCCGTCGGCCGGGTCGCCGTTCGCGTCCACGAAGCCGCTGCGACACACGAGCAGCGCGCAGCTGCCGGCGCTGCAGATCGCGAAGGCGTTGTCGAATTGACAGACGTTGCCGCAGCTGCCGCAGTTGGTGAGGTCCGTCTGCAGTTGAAAGCCGTTGTCGGCGACTCCGTCGCAGTCGTTGTCGAGCCCGTCGCAAACCTCCGGTCGCGGTCCGCCGGCGCCCGTACACTGAAGCGTCCCGCCGATGCAGGTCTCGGTCCCGGGCGAGCACTCGCCCATGGAGCCGCCGCACACGGCCCCGCCACCCGGGTTGCCTTCATCGAACGAGCCGTCGCAGTCGTTGTCCTTGCCGTCGCAAGCTTCGGCCGAGGGGCCGGTCGCGCCCAGGCACGCGAGCGCGCCACCCTGGCAGCTCTGCTGGCCGGAGCTGCATTCGCCGACGTCGGAGGAACACGATGCGCCGAGATTCGGGTCCGCCTCGTCCAGCTGCCCGTCGCAATCGTTGTCCATTCCGTCGCAGGTTTCCGGGCTCGGCCCCACTTCTCCGAGGCATTGCACGACTCCGCCGACGCACTGCGTAAGGCCGAAGGAGCATTGCCCCGAGTCGCTCTGGCCGCAGGGCTGCGCGCCGCCCGGATTGCCCTCGTCCAGCTCGTTGTCGCAGTCGTTGTCGAGCCCGTCGCAACGCTCGGCCACCGGCCCGACAGCCCCCACGCACTCGAGCTCGGTCGTCGTGGAGTTGCACTGCAGGACGCCGCGCCGGCAGGTGCCCGTGGCAATGCCGCAAGGAAAACCCGCTCGCGCGTCGCTCTCGTCCACCTTGCCGTCGCAGTCGTTGTCGAGCCCATCGCAGGTTTCGGTGCTGGCCCCGACCTCGCCCATGCACTGGATGGCCCCCCCGCTGCAGACGGTGGTTCCCGCCATGCAGGTGCCTACCGGCGTTCCGCAGGGTTGGCTGACGCGGCTGTCGCTGGTTTCGACTCCCTCGTCGAGCCGGCCATCGCAGTCGTCGTCCACGGCATTGCATTGCTCGGAGGCAGTTGTCGAGGCTATGCAGCTGTACTCGCAGCCGTTGTCCTGCCGGCCGTCGACATCATGGAAACCCGGATCGCACTTGGTTGCATCGAGCGTGCACTCGCCCGCTACGCAGCTCGCTCCCAGGTTGG includes the following:
- the fni gene encoding type 2 isopentenyl-diphosphate Delta-isomerase, yielding MATRSQLQRRKADHLELCSSDQVEFRGRGTLLEDVQLLHQALPELSCDDIDLGVELLGKELRAPLVIASMTGGTREAAEVNFELSRIAEERGYGFGLGSQRAMQRQPETAWTYKVRAHAPSTLLLGNVGVVQARDTDTGALRELIDATGVDALCVHMNPAMELIQAGGDRDFRGCIDTFARLVHELSVPIVAKETGCGISRQTAHSIRRAGVQQVDVSGAGGTSWIGVETLRAHGQARSVGELLWDWGIPTAATICYAVECGLRVIATGGIRTGLDVARAIALGADAAGMARPVLEALKKHGRQGANRLLDQVERELRTIMLLCGAATLHDLRLAPRLLMGELRQWLAVR